Proteins from a genomic interval of Nocardia sp. BMG51109:
- a CDS encoding NAD-glutamate dehydrogenase, which translates to MTVSSDMSTTAWVASLPEQVVGELASLEEAYFRHVDAGDVDCAITGGSDLVFRRHIELAMHRPPGQARVRVYRPDDPAGLGAAVQLVTDDMPLLVESVTSYLGRCGVSISEVIHPVLEVTRDAEGRLESAVPHEVDGNGAAGPRESWMHVQLHPSSSPAMLDELESGISDVLTDVRQVTGDTEAMRAVQDRLSRELEAVAEQGTPPFSRTELVDCANLLRWLADGHFTLLGYALYRRPAEGGVQAKSVVVPDSCLGVLRPDVGTDFRVPVDGGGRPLLILTQGLVPATVHRSVYPYFVGVAEFDSTGAVTGEHLFIGVFTVAAMHENVLDIPVVERRVRSVIERSGFDLDSFSGQGMLEVIQSFPRTELFSADVETMRHTAGSVLNVGMRRQVRLFLRSDSYGRFVAAMVYLPRDRYTTRVRLEIQDILVRELGGVSIDYSARVSESELASVYFTVRLPEPGTPVDVSESNRVRIQGLLAEASRTWDDHLRDEVAASTVLDPAVVRRYTDVLPDAYKEDFEARRALADIVRLERLDAGGIDQHLYRRPESEPGSWRFTLYVGGKISLSQVLPLLQSLGVEVVDERPYQLQFEDGRETWIYDFGLQARPDLLRLSLDRNMDAELLENRGATEISATARISATARPDAFDAQVSGLRDRFTEAFAALWHGRAEADPLDELVLRAGLHWRTVTILRAYSKYLQQADFPYSQVNIARVLLASPEAARLFVELFAALFDPDTASPERAALLESALTERINEVVSLDADRILRALLSLVRATLRTNYYRTDEHGTPRDYLSIKVEPGEIAELPKPRPQFEIFVYSPRVEGVHLRFGPVARGGLRWSDRLEDFRTEILGLVKAQAVKNAVIVPVGAKGGFVVKHPPAPTGDPGADRQAMQAEGVACYRTFISGLLDITDNVDQASGKVLPPARVLRRDGDDAYLVVAADKGTATFSDIANDVAQSYGFWLGDAFASGGSAGYDHKAMGITAKGAWESVKRHFAEMDIDTQTQEFTVVGVGDMSGDVFGNGMLLSEHIRLVAAFDHRHIFLDPNPDAARSFAERQRMFDLPRSSWRDYDTSLISEGGGVWDRTVKSVPVSPQARQALGLPDGVVSLSPPELIRAILLSPVQLLWNGGIGTYIKAGSESDAEVGDKSNDAVRVDANRLRVKVIGEGGNLGLTALGRIEFCRGGGKCNTDALDNSAGVDCSDHEVNIKVLIDGVVSAGELPAAERNSLLASMTDEVSAMVLQDNVSQNFLMGLSRTEAARMLNVQKRLIEDLESRRGLDRELEALPSDAELKRRAEQGNGLSSPELANLMAHTKLSLKSDLLESDLPDSVYFSARLPQYFPTPLRERFGTAIKRHRLRREIVTTMVINEMVDLGGITYAHRLNEEIGASATDAVRAFAAATEIFDLHTIWHRIREADIATAVKDELELETKRTLDRASRWLLSNRPQPIAVGAEIHRYTEGVRELAPKVQGWLRGHHVDSLEEQSAKLTGRGVPAPLATEVFGLLNLFPLLDVVDIADITDRGGDEVGALYYALNEHLKIDWLLQAVSHLERGDRWHALARLALRDDMYGSLRSLTLDVLSGGDPEETAEEKIAYWESKNQSRLGRARTALAELFESGTHDLATLSVAARQVRSMVSGVGAQSER; encoded by the coding sequence ATGACGGTCTCGTCCGATATGTCCACCACGGCATGGGTCGCGAGTTTGCCGGAGCAGGTGGTCGGTGAACTGGCGAGCCTCGAGGAGGCGTACTTCCGCCACGTGGACGCCGGCGATGTGGACTGTGCGATCACCGGTGGGTCGGACCTGGTATTTCGACGACATATCGAACTGGCCATGCACCGCCCGCCGGGGCAGGCGAGGGTGCGGGTGTACCGACCGGACGACCCGGCCGGTCTCGGCGCCGCCGTGCAGCTGGTCACCGACGACATGCCGCTGCTGGTGGAGTCGGTGACGTCCTACCTGGGCCGGTGCGGGGTGAGCATCAGCGAGGTGATCCACCCGGTGCTCGAGGTGACCCGCGATGCCGAGGGCAGGCTGGAATCGGCCGTTCCGCACGAGGTCGACGGCAACGGCGCGGCCGGCCCGCGCGAGTCCTGGATGCACGTCCAGCTGCATCCGTCGAGCAGCCCCGCGATGCTGGACGAGCTCGAGTCCGGAATCTCCGACGTGCTCACCGACGTCCGTCAGGTCACCGGCGACACCGAGGCGATGCGCGCGGTGCAGGACAGGCTGTCCCGGGAGCTCGAGGCCGTGGCCGAGCAGGGCACGCCGCCGTTCTCCCGGACCGAACTGGTCGACTGCGCGAACCTGCTGCGCTGGCTGGCCGACGGACATTTCACCCTGCTCGGGTACGCCCTGTACCGGCGGCCCGCCGAGGGCGGCGTGCAGGCGAAATCCGTTGTGGTGCCGGACAGTTGCCTCGGCGTGCTGCGTCCCGACGTCGGCACCGACTTCCGCGTCCCGGTCGACGGCGGCGGCCGCCCGCTGCTGATCCTCACCCAGGGCCTGGTCCCGGCCACCGTGCACCGCTCGGTGTATCCGTACTTCGTCGGCGTGGCCGAGTTCGACTCCACCGGGGCCGTCACCGGCGAACATCTGTTCATCGGCGTGTTCACCGTGGCCGCGATGCACGAGAACGTGCTCGACATTCCGGTCGTCGAGCGCCGGGTGCGCTCGGTGATCGAGCGCAGCGGGTTCGATCTCGATTCGTTCTCCGGCCAAGGAATGCTGGAGGTGATCCAGTCCTTCCCGCGCACCGAGCTGTTCTCCGCCGACGTCGAGACGATGCGGCACACCGCCGGTTCGGTGCTCAACGTCGGCATGCGGCGGCAGGTGCGGCTGTTCCTGCGCTCGGATTCCTACGGCCGGTTCGTGGCCGCCATGGTCTACCTGCCGCGCGACCGGTACACCACCCGGGTCCGGCTGGAGATCCAGGACATCCTGGTGCGCGAGCTCGGCGGCGTCTCCATCGACTATTCGGCGCGGGTCTCCGAAAGCGAGCTCGCCAGTGTGTATTTCACCGTGCGCCTGCCCGAACCCGGGACGCCGGTGGATGTCTCGGAGTCGAACCGGGTCCGCATCCAGGGCCTGCTCGCCGAGGCCAGCCGCACCTGGGACGATCATCTGCGCGACGAGGTGGCCGCCTCCACCGTGCTGGATCCGGCCGTGGTGCGTCGCTACACCGACGTCCTGCCCGATGCCTACAAGGAGGACTTCGAGGCGCGCCGCGCGCTCGCCGATATCGTCCGCCTGGAACGGCTGGACGCCGGCGGTATCGACCAGCATCTGTACCGGCGCCCCGAATCCGAGCCCGGCTCATGGCGTTTCACGCTCTACGTCGGCGGCAAGATCTCGCTGAGCCAGGTGCTGCCGCTGCTGCAGAGCCTGGGCGTCGAGGTGGTCGACGAGCGGCCCTACCAGCTGCAGTTCGAGGACGGCCGGGAGACCTGGATCTACGACTTCGGCCTCCAGGCCCGGCCCGACCTGTTGCGACTGTCGCTGGACCGCAACATGGATGCCGAACTGCTGGAGAACCGGGGCGCGACCGAGATATCCGCCACCGCCCGGATATCCGCCACCGCCCGGCCTGACGCATTCGACGCCCAGGTGAGCGGCCTGCGCGACCGGTTCACGGAGGCGTTCGCCGCGCTGTGGCACGGTCGCGCCGAGGCGGATCCGCTGGACGAACTGGTGCTGCGCGCCGGTCTGCACTGGCGGACCGTGACCATCCTGCGGGCGTACTCGAAGTACCTACAGCAGGCCGACTTCCCCTACAGCCAGGTCAATATCGCCCGGGTGCTGCTGGCGTCGCCGGAGGCGGCCCGGTTGTTCGTGGAGTTGTTCGCGGCGCTGTTCGATCCCGATACCGCCTCGCCGGAGCGGGCCGCGCTGCTGGAGTCCGCGCTGACCGAGCGGATCAACGAGGTGGTGAGCCTGGATGCCGACCGCATCCTGCGCGCCCTGCTGAGCCTGGTGCGGGCGACGCTGCGCACCAACTACTACCGCACCGACGAGCACGGCACGCCGCGCGACTACCTGTCGATCAAGGTCGAACCGGGCGAGATCGCCGAACTGCCCAAGCCGCGCCCGCAATTCGAGATCTTCGTGTACTCGCCGCGGGTGGAGGGCGTGCACCTGCGGTTCGGCCCGGTGGCGCGCGGCGGGTTGCGGTGGTCGGACCGGCTGGAGGACTTCCGCACCGAGATCCTGGGCCTGGTCAAGGCGCAGGCGGTGAAGAACGCCGTGATCGTGCCCGTCGGCGCGAAGGGCGGGTTCGTGGTGAAACATCCGCCCGCGCCGACCGGCGACCCGGGTGCGGACCGCCAGGCGATGCAGGCCGAGGGCGTCGCGTGCTATCGCACGTTCATCTCGGGTCTGCTGGATATCACCGACAATGTGGATCAGGCGAGCGGTAAGGTGCTGCCGCCGGCCCGGGTGCTGCGCCGCGACGGTGACGACGCCTACCTGGTGGTGGCCGCCGACAAGGGCACGGCGACGTTCTCCGATATCGCCAACGACGTGGCCCAGTCCTACGGCTTCTGGCTCGGCGACGCCTTCGCGTCGGGTGGTTCGGCCGGTTACGACCACAAGGCCATGGGCATCACGGCCAAGGGCGCGTGGGAGTCGGTGAAGCGGCACTTCGCCGAGATGGATATCGACACGCAGACACAGGAATTCACCGTCGTGGGCGTCGGTGACATGTCCGGCGACGTGTTCGGCAACGGCATGCTGCTGTCGGAGCACATCCGCCTGGTCGCGGCGTTCGACCATCGGCACATCTTCCTGGATCCGAATCCGGATGCGGCGCGCTCGTTCGCGGAGCGGCAGCGGATGTTCGACCTGCCGCGGTCGTCGTGGCGCGATTACGACACGTCGCTGATCAGCGAGGGCGGCGGCGTGTGGGACCGCACCGTGAAGTCGGTGCCGGTCAGCCCGCAGGCCCGGCAGGCGCTCGGCCTGCCCGACGGTGTCGTTTCGCTGTCGCCGCCGGAACTGATCCGGGCGATTTTGCTGTCGCCGGTGCAACTGCTGTGGAACGGCGGGATCGGCACCTACATCAAGGCCGGCTCCGAATCCGATGCCGAGGTCGGCGACAAGTCCAACGACGCGGTGCGGGTGGACGCGAACCGGTTGCGGGTCAAGGTGATCGGCGAGGGCGGCAACCTCGGGCTGACCGCGCTCGGCCGGATCGAATTCTGCCGGGGCGGCGGCAAGTGCAACACCGACGCGCTGGACAACTCGGCGGGCGTCGACTGCTCCGACCACGAGGTCAACATCAAGGTGCTGATCGACGGCGTGGTGTCGGCGGGCGAGCTGCCGGCCGCGGAGCGCAACTCGCTGCTGGCGTCGATGACCGACGAGGTCTCGGCAATGGTATTGCAGGACAACGTGTCCCAGAACTTCCTGATGGGCCTGTCGCGGACCGAGGCGGCGCGGATGCTGAACGTGCAGAAGCGCCTGATCGAGGATCTGGAGTCGCGCCGGGGCCTGGACCGGGAGCTGGAGGCGTTGCCCTCGGACGCCGAGCTCAAGCGCCGTGCCGAACAGGGCAACGGGCTGAGTTCGCCGGAGCTGGCGAATCTGATGGCGCATACGAAGCTCTCGCTGAAATCCGACCTGCTCGAATCGGATCTGCCCGACAGCGTGTACTTCTCGGCCCGGTTGCCGCAGTACTTCCCGACGCCGCTGCGGGAACGCTTCGGCACCGCCATCAAGCGGCATCGGCTGCGGCGCGAGATCGTGACCACCATGGTGATCAACGAGATGGTGGATCTCGGCGGTATCACCTACGCGCACCGGCTCAACGAGGAGATCGGGGCCAGCGCGACCGACGCGGTGCGCGCGTTCGCGGCGGCGACGGAGATCTTCGATCTGCACACCATCTGGCATCGGATCCGCGAGGCCGACATCGCCACCGCGGTGAAGGACGAGCTGGAGCTCGAGACCAAGCGCACCCTCGATCGTGCCTCGCGGTGGCTGCTGAGCAACCGCCCGCAGCCGATAGCGGTGGGCGCCGAGATCCACCGGTACACCGAGGGCGTGCGCGAGCTGGCGCCCAAGGTGCAGGGCTGGCTGCGCGGCCATCACGTCGACTCGCTGGAGGAGCAGTCGGCGAAGCTGACCGGCCGCGGCGTCCCGGCGCCGCTGGCGACCGAGGTGTTCGGGCTGCTCAATCTCTTCCCGCTGCTCGATGTGGTCGATATCGCCGATATCACCGACCGCGGCGGCGACGAGGTGGGCGCGCTGTACTACGCGCTCAACGAGCACCTGAAGATCGACTGGCTGCTGCAGGCCGTCAGCCACCTCGAACGAGGCGATCGCTGGCATGCGCTGGCCCGGCTGGCGCTGCGCGACGACATGTACGGGTCGTTGCGCTCGCTGACCCTGGACGTGCTGTCGGGCGGCGATCCCGAGGAGACGGCCGAGGAGAAGATCGCGTACTGGGAGTCGAAGAACCAGTCCCGGCTCGGCCGGGCCCGCACCGCGCTGGCGGAGCTGTTCGAGTCCGGCACGCACGATCTGGCCACGCTGTCGGTGGCGGCGCGGCAGGTGCGCAGCATGGTCAGCGGGGTGGGCGCGCAGTCCGAGCGCTGA
- a CDS encoding thioesterase family protein yields the protein MTSVGSVNGLAKTAGTAVLPKRFHTKVDVRWSDMDVFQHINHARMVTLLEEARIPWLFEGDRPTAGLRSGCVLADLHVRYKGQLRHEDTPLDIAMWVEQLRAVDFTVGYEVRANGTALDSPPAVIATTQLAAFDIDTQRLRRLTDAERDYLAQWKQD from the coding sequence GTGACGAGTGTCGGTTCGGTGAACGGGCTCGCGAAGACGGCCGGTACCGCCGTGCTGCCCAAGCGCTTTCACACCAAGGTCGATGTCCGCTGGTCGGACATGGACGTCTTCCAGCACATCAACCACGCCCGAATGGTGACCCTGCTGGAGGAGGCGCGCATTCCGTGGCTGTTCGAGGGTGACCGCCCGACCGCCGGTCTGCGCTCCGGTTGCGTGCTCGCCGATCTGCACGTGCGATACAAGGGCCAGCTCCGGCACGAGGACACGCCGCTGGACATCGCGATGTGGGTCGAACAGCTGCGCGCGGTCGACTTCACGGTCGGTTACGAGGTGCGCGCGAACGGGACCGCCCTGGACTCACCGCCCGCGGTGATCGCCACCACCCAGCTGGCCGCCTTCGATATCGATACCCAGCGGTTGCGGCGGCTGACGGACGCCGAGCGCGATTACCTGGCGCAGTGGAAGCAGGACTGA